AAGCAGGAGGTCGACGCGCGGCTGCTTTCGCGGGCGACGGTTTTCACCGACGAGGTTACGCAGTCGGTCAGCCTGGGTGAGGCCCAGCATGCCGTTGCTGAGGGGCTGATTGCCGAAGCGGATGTCTCCCAACTCGGCGCTGTCATCAATGGCAGCAATCCGGGCCGGACATCAGATGATCAGATCACCCTGTTCGACGGAACCGGCGTCGGGCTTCAGGATCTGGCAGTCGCAGCTTCGGTTGTGGATCTTGCCGTTCAAAAGGGCGTGGCGATCAAGGTGGATTTTTGAGTTCGATGTGAGGGCCGGGGGTGCGATCGCGGCGGTTCCCGGCCTGACCTGTCAGCAGTTGACCGGGCGGGGTCGCGGGCGAACCTGCCAGCGCGTAAACCTTGCTTGCGAAACTGAAACGCCCCCGCTATCCAGAACCGGCGACAACGAAATGAATGCTCATTCATGGCCGAACTCGAACCCTACGATCCAGAGGGCAATGACAAGCGCAGCCGCATTCTGCGGGCGGCTGCACAGGAATTCGTCATCTCCGGCCTTCAGTCGCCGATGTCGCAGATCGCGAAACGGGCCGATATCGCCATCGGGTCGGTCTATCTCTATTTCCGCTCCAAGCAGGACCTGATCCGCGCCGTTTATTGCGGGGTCGCGGATCAGATGACGCGCGACATCATCAGGACGCCGCCAGAGGATGAGCCGCATGATGTGCGGGTCAAGACCTATATCAGCGACTATATCGACTTCATTCTTGCGGATCGTGAGCGGGCGCGGCTGTTCGGCTATCTCGACAACAATCCCCTGATGAAAGCGGTCGAATTCGCGCCTGAATTCGAGACCTTCATCAATTACTCGATCAACCTGCTCGACGATGCCAAATCCGCAGGCGTGGTGGCGGACAGGCCGTCTGCAATGATGGCAAGCTTCGTGCGCGGCGCGATCCGCAATACGCTGAAGCGCCATCTAGACATACATGAGGTGCTTGGTCCCGAGGATCGGCTGGCGCTGGAAGATATGTGCTGGCAGGCAATCGCGCGCCGCGCCGGATAACCCGGTCCGTCAACTCGTTACCAGATCGGGGCAGCCCGATGGGGCGAGCAGCCTGCCCCCGACATCCGCCGCTAATCAGGGCAGCGAATCGCAAAAAATTATGCTATATATGTTTGAAATCACGCCGTTTCCTGAATCTTGCCGAGTTGTTTCGGAAAATGAATGAACCTTCATTCATTCGTTACAAATTGGCGTTAATTACGTCAGCGACTCGCCGCGATGCGGTTAATTCAGCCTTTCAAAGCGGGTCGTGACATCAACATGGAGCTG
The genomic region above belongs to Paracoccus sp. SCSIO 75233 and contains:
- a CDS encoding TetR/AcrR family transcriptional regulator; this translates as MAELEPYDPEGNDKRSRILRAAAQEFVISGLQSPMSQIAKRADIAIGSVYLYFRSKQDLIRAVYCGVADQMTRDIIRTPPEDEPHDVRVKTYISDYIDFILADRERARLFGYLDNNPLMKAVEFAPEFETFINYSINLLDDAKSAGVVADRPSAMMASFVRGAIRNTLKRHLDIHEVLGPEDRLALEDMCWQAIARRAG